The genomic DNA AGAAAAATGATGCGGGAATGCATAAGATCAAACAATGGCTCAGTGAGAATGATCCTCGGGTTCAATGCTTCCAGCAAGATAGTGAGGGGGTTCTTTGGTTTCAAGAACGGTTAGTAgtgcctaaaaattttgagcttcggAAACAAATTCTGGATGAGGCTCATCTTTCTCGATattctattcacccgggcagtaaTAAAATGTATCAAAATCTAAAACAGCGATTCTGGTGGACgaggatgaagcgggaaattgcAAAATATATATCTGAGTGTGATATTTGCAAAAGGGTGAAGGCGAGTCATTTGAGGACAGCTGGTCCCTTGCCGCCCCTGAATATACCCTCGTGGAAgtgggaagatattagtatggatttcattgttgggcTTCCCAAGACCTCAAAGGGgtatgactctatttgggtgaTTGTGGACCGTCTCACGAAGTCAGCCCATTTCCTTCTAGTGAAGACCATTTATAGGGCACAACACTATGCTGAGTTGTATATCAGTCGGATCCTTAGCTTGCATGGGGTACCCCGGACCATTATTTCTGACCGTGGTGCCCAGTTTGTCGCACGCTTCTGGGAGCAGTTCCACTCGGCCCTGGGTACTCAGCtcattcgtagttcagcttatcaccctcagacggaCGGCCAGACAGAGagaatcaatcaaattctggaggatatgctaCGAGCCTGTGTACTCTCTTACAGTAAAAAGTGGGATGAATGTCTGCCGCTTGCAGAATtttcttacaacaacagctaccaagaGAGTATCCAAATGGCTCCTTTCAAGGCATTATATGGGCGGAGGTGTAGAACGTCATTAAATTGGTCGGAAGCTGGGGAGAGAAATTTCTTTGGGCCGGATATTGTTAATGAAGCTGAAGATCAAGTCCAGCTCATCCAGAAAAATTTGAAAGCGGCTCAATCCCGCCAAAAGAGTTACGCGGACAAAAAGCGGCAAGCTATCTCATTCCAAGTGGGGGATCATGTCtatttgcgggtatctccaatgaggGGGGTCCAGCGGTTCGGGGTCAAAGGAAAACAtgcacctcgctatgttgggccttttcctattgttgagcaatgtgggccggtagcgtatcgcctggaacttcctgccCACTTATCCGCGGTCcataatatattccatgtcTCGCAGCTCAGaaaatgcctccgtgttcccGCCAAGATTGTGGATATAGATGAGTTACAattggagcccgatcttgtgtACCCCGAGCACCCTGTGAAAATTGTTGATTTCAAAACCCGAGTTACTCGAAATCAAACCAGCAAATTCTATAAGGTGcagtggagtaatcactccgagcgggaagcaacttgggagacggaggaatttGTTCGGACTAAATGTCCAGAATTGCTACAAGATTATCAAGGTACTCGTCAATTCCTAACTTTCCATTTAGCGCATtgattaaatctcgggacgagatttcttttagggggaaggattgtaacgcccggagactccggccattggcccggatactccgggcatGGAGTTTCTATTTTTCCTATTTTGGTCATCTGGACCCCACAATCAATTAAATGGAAActatcactctctctctctccctcactctcactctctcccgttacctctctccccctcacctccctcactagctctccctctcccctaagCTCTAGATTCCGAAATCTTCCATTTCAACTTGATTCCAAGGCCAAGGGAGATTCATTCGGCGTGGGGGaatcatcttctacaagtatTCCACCTTGGGGCGACATCATTTTCGAGTTCTTGCAAGAGGGACTAGTTCAAGGTACTAAAAGCTAGGGCTCGCCGATTTGGTTGTTTTAGGATGTTATAGGTAatttcctttggtcaatcatCTCTATATGCATCCTTCAACTAGGATTCAAGAGGGTTTCAAATTTGGTGGGGTGGTTTTGCCACAAATCAAGATTCCAGTTTTGGGGCGAAAAATGCTGtcaagcccggagactccgggtataagcccggaaactccgggttttgaaaactccgggcgaaactccgggtataggtcccggatactccgggtttgggtcactccgggcgaaactccgggtataggcccggaaactccggatttcggaatccggatactccgggtatgaatccggatattccgggttttaATAGAACTGTTGGGTGTAGAATTGGGTAAATTTGTAGTGTTTCTACTTGGGCATTTCGAGGATTGTTGTTGCATATCGTATTTGCATACATTCTCATGTCattgcatacgtgtagacgctgCCGCCGAGGGAGCCGTATACgcagtggttgcggagccacaggagccgccggggccagccccgcaggaggaggttcgcggggagtcggcccaaggccccactcaccccagtgttgagcagcaggcgcaaggcaagccccggtgcacatccttttatttcaaattatgacacctataattatgtttctattacttgtgcattaggttcaggaattgtttggaaccctagttgcatgatccctaggtttcctcgagttatactagtatatagaagacgatagaaatgctatgcttaagagaactcggtagaagtcgagtgatttcgggtcactcgcgagatatagggcatTTAGTCAATCAAAAATTACGGAATGTTAAATTAGATAAAGAAGGAAAGGAagttggagaccgggcggggagaggttagccccgtctgtgtcggttaaggaccgttcgttgcctggccctgtgatcgagtttgaattgtactaaccgcatgccgggagtaggaggtagtcgaaaccggtaagcctagtactgcttcgcttcgaaagtacaggacttcaactcacctccttgggtagtcgagtagtcgcggagaaatggggatgcatgtttatttttggtggtctcacgttgagctcggctgaccatatgatggtggggcggtcctgtagttcgaggtggggaggggaatggttggtgcgtggggtccgacggggcctatacgcgccgtgttggttaggtccaccttgcaaggttaaatcggattgatccgccgtacgtcgcatctcggatatgagcaccttgatcacagcaCCACATCGTAGTGATACTATATGGATTTTAAGTGATGAGTAGTAAGGTCTATCAGGAATTATTACTCCATGTTGTTATGattgcttagcaggtgcaaataatagttaatgatttatgaatatagaatttggagctaaaagagggaaaataaggactcacttctagagcctttttctgcaaaaataaccagcagccaaaagccttgcatgtctagttatgtgggctaagttatacccactggtcgggtaagccttgctgagtattagaatactcagggtttgttgccaccactttttattacaggacacccggatgttgacttctgcccctgttgtgtcaagttcatccgccgggatgcagaggggtggcaggtcgaggaGCGAGACCCCTAGGTTAGGGATTGTTCGGGTTGTACGCTGAAGGGTTGAGTGTGCAGTCTGTTTGTTTtgtgcagaccggtctgaccggtcttgttAGATCAGAACTGGTGAAATCTAGAGTAGTTGTAGGATCTTTTATATTGGAACTTCAGTCGTGTCTATTGTAAAGTTATGTTTGTAAATTATTCATGTatttgaacttggtttgtaaaacttaatgttTCATATCGTGTCAGCTCTTGTATTTTTAAGTTTTgggtcgtgcttgtaccatctgcgcccatcttcgcgtgggactaccggtgttgtttcgatcgggccgtgggttgagaaaggatcgccaaattaagccgttaagctaatgcgcccgatgtgttcaaatgacggccattacgcttaattagagttttaatttggcggttccgtcacacagCCCCCCACGTGCGCGCACGTGCTTGAATTCACGGGGCTTCATCGCTCATCATCATGCAAAAATAATGTGCAAAACACGGCTGGCGATTCCGCCACACGTTTTTACATGTATGCCCGCATGTCGGCATGATGTGTTTCGCAACATACGCTTGCGATGAGCGATCAGCCAAGTATGATACCCAACCAGTACAATCATATTTCTAGCGTTGTCATTTTCTTTCAGAAAAAAAGGAAGCTTTACTGTCATCTACTCATCTAACCACAAGAAATAAGTAAGAATAATAATCCTCGTCCTTTTTTCCCACTCCAACCAGTACAATCATATTAtcattttcattcaaaaaaGGAACCTTTATTTTATTAATAATAACAAAAAAGTAAGAACAATAATCCTTGCCCCCCACCGACCCACCCACACACACCCCCAAAAAGCTAGCCAGCTAGGAGTATCGCCTATCAGCGCATCCAGCCCCGTTGTGCGACCGGGTCATGTCACATGATCCCCGTCTAGCAGCTGAACTGAAAGGGCAGGGGTTGCAGGCCGCACAAACCTCGGAGGCGCCTACGCCTCGCCGATCACTCGCCCCCCGCCGGCGGGGACCCGGCCGGCTTCCACCATTCCCTCCCCTGCCCCTCCACCTCTCCGGGCTAGAGAGCAGAAATGGACGCGCCGCAACCAAGGTTACCACAGGCGCAGTGACAGGTCAGAGCAGCGCATGAACGGGTGAATGTCGTGTCAATATACGTGTGTGTCTGTTTCATCATTAAAAAAAAAGTGCGTATGATGTGATCCTCCGCCTGATTACCGTACATACGTGGTTCGTCGTCGTACACCCACTTAACCCATCGGTGCACTGTTCTCAGCTGGGGCCATAAACCATAATAAGGTGGTTGCACTTGCACGTAATTAGCGTCGCGTAGCGCGCCTGCCGCGCTGGCTCGTATATCAGTAGATGCACTTGCGAGAGCGGTGTACGAACTCCCCTCGCCGTCCTAAAATAATGAGGAATTCTAAAATATTGAGACAGATTAATTATTTTAGTGGAACGATGGCGTCGCTCTCCGCTAATCATGTGGCTCTCTCTTTAGTGGCACGCGGGTCGGTGGTACTTGCTGGTTTCCCTATATATAATAACCTCATCAAAAAACAAAGAGGGTCAGTCATGGGCCATGCAAATTTCATTTATTGTGAAGCACCAGTGAAAATACGGTTTTCGCATGATCCTAATCCTTGTATCTCAAAGATGGCAGTGCTTGCCAGCCTGCATATCCATTTATTTTTGGACGAACTTGTTTGTTTTTGACGGACGAGGTCTCTCCTAACATCAATGATATAGTTTGGGGATGAAAGTCTCTCCTAATAATTATTCTGAATCTGCCACTGGATATAGATTGTGATGAGAGTTTCCGGAGAAGCCACATATTGTTTATACGAGCAACTCTAGCAATAGCCCCTAAATCAGACCCTCTAAATATTAAATGTGGGCTGCCTCTATTTTTAGAGGCTTCTAAATTTATTTCAACTCCACCAATAGCCCCCTAGAGACCCCCTGAGGGCCGAGAATGGAGGGTGGAGGAAGGATTTTGGAGACTTCcctaaaataaaaaatgaagtAGAGGGTGTGCTGGAGTGCATTTTTTGTTTAGAACCTCGAAACTTGGGACAATGTGCTTTTTAGAGGATCTGATAAAGCTGCTCTTAGTAGTTGTTGTTGTGTTAAATAATCGAGTCATTGTTTCTTTAAACACGTCCTAACCACACTAAGGGCAGCCTCAACGGCGCCGTTAAGCATGCTACAAGGATAACACGTAGGaaagagagaagaggagagagaaggtGCTCTCGCTACGGCCGGCGAGTGCCGAACTGCCGATAGCACAAGTTCCCACGCGGAGTGGGCTCCACTGTGGAACTGACGACGACGCGAGGACGCAGAGAgatgggaggaaggagagatgaGATGAAGTGGGGCTCACAATTTTTTAATAGATATTATAGATCATTTGTTAGATGGCTAGTCTATTTTGTTCACTATAGCTGATGTAAGCACCACTATTTATTAGCAAAATTATCTATACCTTTGCGGGTGCCCTAACAAGACCGACCAAGGCCGGCAGCCACATCCCACAAACGAGCCAACACCTGTAgacttttttttccaaaaaaaaacaccTGCAGGAGACCTCAGTGAGGGCGCGTCGCCGCCGGTCCTGCGTCTTCTCTCTGCCTCTCCGGCGGTCTCGCCCTCCCGCTTTCGGTGGAGTGCAGAGGAAATTCAGTGAGGACCACGACGAGGACGGTTGACCCGTAGGGAATACCTTACCAACGGTGGAGCCCGGTAGCGATAATCAATACAGATTATCGTTGATATTGGCTTCGATTATCAtgataatcgcgattatcgtTAAAATCGGCTTCGATTATGAGTCGATAATCGTTGATTATCGAACGATAATGCAATCCCTGTTGACCCGTACATTACTTCATGGAGGAGGGGGCCGCGTCGTACTCTGTGTCTGGGACGGCGGAGGCGGAAGGGAAAGGGAACCGCCACGCCACGAGCCGCGCTCCAGCAAGCGGCCCGGGGTAGTTAGCAAAGCTGGGGCCTGGCCTGGCTTGGGTCCACACCAcacgccggccggccagccagcCGGGTCCGGTCGGTCAGGGCGTTCCTTCAGCACGAGCGCGCGCCACGTCTCGCCGCGGACACCaaacacgcgcgcgcgcgcaggcagGACCGCGCGGCCTTGCAGTGGCAGCCTCTGGCAGGTGGCAGCACGCGCGCCGGCTCCCGGCCTctcccggacgccgccgccggatgaTGCCGGCGGGCCATTCTGACTGCCGCGCGGAGAGCTGAGCACAGACAGTAGCTCGCGGTCGCCGGCGGTCGGGTCTTCGCTTCGGTCGGTCGGTCGGTCCTCCTGCCTGCTCGTCCCTCGGATCGGTCCGGCGCGTTCgcaccgcgcgcgcccgccgcacGGCTAACGCACGCGCTGCCTGCTTGACTCCACAGGTCCAGGACTGCTTCCATTATTATTCAAGTTCTTCCATGGCTACGAAACGTGACCACACCTCACAACACAATCGGTACACATGATGGCACGATTGCTTGTCGCTATAGGCGGCAGCAGGCTGACAACGATGCAGGCGTACCTCTCCAATTAGGACTGGATCGGCGCACGGTACTCCCCGGCCAACGGTGTTCGTGTCCGGTCTGGCTTTATATATGTGGGCGCAGCGGAAGGTAGCGATTTGATGTTGCCCCTGTGACGTGACGTAGGAGAGCCATGTGATTTTTTACTCATGTGAGAAACGAGAACAGATGATTCGTCATGTTTCTAGCCAACAGCCCGAACTGATTGCGAACATGGTGTGCCAGTTCGTGCGCTAGCTAACCTATCTTGCTCTCTTTTAACCTGGACAACAATCGAGACAAATATATTTCCCAGCATTCTCACCATCAATGGAGACAAATATTTTACATTGCAAAATCCTTTTTTTGAAGAACCAGATTGCAGATCTCACAATCCACAACTCAGTAGCTCAGATTACCAACCGTGCGTGCCTTGGCAATTCAGAATTTGAATCTAGAGGTTGCTCAACCTTTTTTTCTGCCAATGCCCATTTCTCCACACATTTTCCTGGAGTATGTATGGGGAGGGTGCGGAGTCTTGCGGTCGTTGTGGGAAGCGACGGCGAAAAGGGGAAGGGGAAAAGCGACCGGCCGAGGAGGCAACGCAAGGTCAAGGGGGAGGGAATGCACTGCACGTTCCGTCTCGTTCCACGGCGAGCCGGGGTTAGTTGGCCGGTGCGGTGGCGTGCCGGAGTATATTTTTGGACGCTCTGACCCAACCAACCCCGCCTCCACGCATCGCCACCAACCCCTcacgctccgcctccgcctccgccaaaCCAAATCGCCAATCGCCGGCGCCACCTATATATCGCGCCCCATCCGCCCCTGACCTCCTCAGCTTCTCGCTCCGAAGCTTCAACTACCCATCCAGTTACCTGAGCAGAGCACGAAAGCAGAGGCGGAGAGGTAGCTCCCTGACCTGAGCGGAGCTGACAGCTGAGCAGATTGGTGTTAGGGCAATGGCTGCGGCGAGTATGATCAGGGCGCCGGTCGGGCAGAATCCGAGGCtcgcggggaggggcggcggcgtggtccgGTGCTCGTTACAGGGCGCAGTGGTGGGCGGCCGGGCGGAGTGGCAGAGCAGCTGCGCGGTGCTGTCCAGCAAGGTGGCCGCGGTCGGCGCGCACTCCGTCAACGGCCAcgtcgcgccgcccgcgccgccgcagaacggggcggcggtgctggaTCTGATTCCCGTGAGCagaatcgacggcggcggcggcggcgtcccgacGAAGCTGCCGCAGCCGCTGCGCATCGCGGACCTGTCCCCGGCGCCGATGCACGGGTCGCAGCTGCGCGTGGCGTACCAGGGCGTGCCGGGCGCGTACAGCGAGAAGGCGGCCGGCAAGGCGTACCCGGGCTGCGACGCCATCCCCTGCGACCAGTTCGAGGTGGCGTTCCAGGCCGTGGAGCTCTGGATCGCAGACCGCGCCGTGCTCCCCGTGGAGAACTCGCTGGGCGGCAGCATCCACCGCAACTACGACCTGCTGCTCCGGCACCGGCTCCACATCGTCGGCGAGGTGCAGCTCCCCGTGCACCACTGCCTGCTGGCGCTCCCGGGGGTGCGCAAGGAGCGCCTGACCCGCGTCATCAGCCACCCGCAGGCGCTGGCGCAGTGCGAGCACACGCTCACCGCCATGGGCCTCAACGTCGTGCGCGAGGCCTTCGACgacaccgccggcgccgccgagtaCGTGGCCGCCAACGGCCTCCGCGACACGGCCGCCAtcgcctcctcccgcgccgccgagctgtaCGGGATGGAGGTGCTCGCCGACGgcatccaggacgacagcggcAACGTGACCCGCTTCGTGATGCTGGCCAGGGAGCCCATCGTGCCGCGCACCGACCGCCCCTTCAAGACCAGCATCGTCTTCGCGCACGACAAGGAGGGCACCTCCGTCCTCTTCAAGGTGCTCTCGGCGTTCGCGTTCCGCGACATCTCGCTCACCAAGATCGAGAGCCGGCCGCACCGCCACCGGCCCATCCGCCTCGTCGACGACGCCAACGTCGGCACCGCCAAGCACTTCGAGTACATGTTCTACGTCGACTTCCAGGCGTCCCTCGCCGAGCCCCGCGCGCAGAACGCGCTGGCCGAGGTCCAGGAGTACACCTCCTTCCTCCGGGTGCTCGGGAGCTACCCCATGGACATGACCCCCATGACCGCCGACATCTCCTCGTCGGATCCCTCGCCGTCATCCTGATTGCTCCTGCAGTTGCAGCTCCCCCGCCCCGAGGAGAAGCCGTCGAGCGAGTAGGGACGTTGGTTTCTGGTCATGTCGTCCTACTCGATCGTCCCTCGCTGCTGCCCGGGAGCAATTAATTTTGATTTTTACCTTTATTTGTCGTGGTAATACGTGTAACTGTTCCAAGTTCATCTCTTAGCCGTGAATATACCTGTGAGATACTAGGTGGCACTCATGTCCATGCCTGTGTCTGAAACCCTGCGCAGAATATCCTTCTATTACTAGCTGCAGTTGGCAAATTTGCAGTCCAAATCAAAGGAAAAGCCTTCAGATTAACCATGCAGGTAAAATATCCCAAATGGGGAGTAGGTGGCAA from Panicum virgatum strain AP13 chromosome 7N, P.virgatum_v5, whole genome shotgun sequence includes the following:
- the LOC120683024 gene encoding arogenate dehydratase/prephenate dehydratase 6, chloroplastic-like, whose translation is MAAASMIRAPVGQNPRLAGRGGGVVRCSLQGAVVGGRAEWQSSCAVLSSKVAAVGAHSVNGHVAPPAPPQNGAAVLDLIPVSRIDGGGGGVPTKLPQPLRIADLSPAPMHGSQLRVAYQGVPGAYSEKAAGKAYPGCDAIPCDQFEVAFQAVELWIADRAVLPVENSLGGSIHRNYDLLLRHRLHIVGEVQLPVHHCLLALPGVRKERLTRVISHPQALAQCEHTLTAMGLNVVREAFDDTAGAAEYVAANGLRDTAAIASSRAAELYGMEVLADGIQDDSGNVTRFVMLAREPIVPRTDRPFKTSIVFAHDKEGTSVLFKVLSAFAFRDISLTKIESRPHRHRPIRLVDDANVGTAKHFEYMFYVDFQASLAEPRAQNALAEVQEYTSFLRVLGSYPMDMTPMTADISSSDPSPSS